In one Magallana gigas chromosome 7, xbMagGiga1.1, whole genome shotgun sequence genomic region, the following are encoded:
- the LOC105322317 gene encoding phosphoinositide 3-kinase adapter protein 1 isoform X5 has translation MDGDKGVYNEPWNDADDDYEEMDCILLIHTHEGEPIARFIQENLRRLQVMVNVCDVTELESRNINFQLTLLLVTPEMITYMNAFGDSFRPGLHCKMNRAFGILVDKSVNMEEETIKSVLGNSLPDFKSWKIIKLTQTQPTMIQILDLLDGTQESAMPTTLKYHLQPAVITDGDKVFVLFKGEKKSSDNVVVRAGNQTFDTIYHNPYTFAFTPCGLSCGEVKVDVLVNNKSEGSTKVTVQNRLHTLQNMMGNIFSPFEFLCQVLPLSEKQRKELDNELENRMNADGFEKNVDRIVFDLSQSSGMDADFPTILHFCAKFGLAKACKLMKLSKGYDEALTIINKDGDTPSTLAKKMGYEQMSADLDPLEAQKKSQSDPYSLVRGKEKKKEYGHCFSNGRSFSDYWKIVPELKNIHLRG, from the exons atggaCGGCGACAAAGGCGTATACAACG AACCTTGGAATGATGCCGACGATGACTATGAAGAAATGGATTGTATCTTACTCATTCATACCCATGAAGGTGAGCCAATTGCGAGATTCATCCAAGAAAATCTCAGAAGATTACAGGTCATggtcaacgtttgtgacgttaCAGAACTAGAGAGCAGAAACATCAACTTCCAGCTTACACTTCTCTTGGTTACACCGGAAATGATAACCTACATGAATGCCTTTGGTGATTCTTTTCGCCCAGGGCTTCATTGTAAAATGAACAGAGCTTTCGGTATCTTGGTCGATAAATCGGTAAATATGGAAGAAGAAACTATTAAATCGGTTCTTGGAAACAGTCTTCCAGATTTTAAATCCTGGAAAATCATCAAATTAACACAAACTCAGCCGACTATGATTCAAATTCTGGATCTTTTAGATGGTACACAGGAATCAGCAATGCCGACTACACTTAAATATCATCTACAACCCGCTGTCATTACG gATGGAGACAAGGTTTTTGTACTTTTCAAAGGCGAAAAGAAGAGTTCAGATAACGTTGTTGTACGTGCTGGAAACCAAACATTTGACACTATTTACCACAATCCTTATACTTTTGCCTTCACGCCATGCG GGTTATCTTGTGGCGAAGTAAAAGTCGATGTATTGGTGAACAACAAGAGTGAAGGAAGCACGAAAGTTACAGTACAAAATAGACTACACACCCTACAAAACATGATGGGAAACATATTCTCTCCATTTGAGTTTCTTTGTCAGGTTTTGCCACTTTCAGAAAAGCAGCGAAAAGAGCTTGATAATGAGCTTGAAAACAGAATGAATGCCGatggatttgaaaaaaatgttgatcgAATTGTATTTGACTTAAGTCAATCAAGTG GTATGGATGCAGATTTCCCCACCATTTTGCATTTTTGTGCAAAATTTGGACTCGCAAAAGCAtgcaaattaatgaaattgtcaAAAGGATATGACGAAGCTTTAACAATAATAAACAAGGATGGTGACACCCCGAGTACTCTAGCCAAGAAAATGGGATATGAACAGATGTCAGCTGATCTGGATCCTTTGGAAGCTCAAAAAAAGTCCCAAAGTGATCCAT ATAGTCTTGTGAGaggaaaagaaaagaagaaagaatATG gACACTGCTTTTCCAACGGACGTTCCTTTTCCGACTATTGGAAGATCGTTCCAGAATTGAAGAATATTCATCTCAGAGGATGA
- the LOC105322317 gene encoding uncharacterized protein isoform X2 has protein sequence MDGDKGVYNEPWNDADDDYEEMDCILLIHTHEGEPIARFIQENLRRLQVMVNVCDVTELESRNINFQLTLLLVTPEMITYMNAFGDSFRPGLHCKMNRAFGILVDKSVNMEEETIKSVLGNSLPDFKSWKIIKLTQTQPTMIQILDLLDGTQESAMPTTLKYHLQPAVITDGDKVFVLFKGEKKSSDNVVVRAGNQTFDTIYHNPYTFAFTPCGLSCGEVKVDVLVNNKSEGSTKVTVQNRLHTLQNMMGNIFSPFEFLCQVLPLSEKQRKELDNELENRMNADGFEKNVDRIVFDLSQSSGMDADFPTILHFCAKFGLAKACKLMKLSKGYDEALTIINKDGDTPSTLAKKMGYEQMSADLDPLEAQKKSQSDPYSLVRGKEKKKEYDYPPPLPERKNYLHASMKSDRPKQVALKRSPSDIGGYSSHQNRTGHCFSNGRSFSDYWKIVPELKNIHLRG, from the exons atggaCGGCGACAAAGGCGTATACAACG AACCTTGGAATGATGCCGACGATGACTATGAAGAAATGGATTGTATCTTACTCATTCATACCCATGAAGGTGAGCCAATTGCGAGATTCATCCAAGAAAATCTCAGAAGATTACAGGTCATggtcaacgtttgtgacgttaCAGAACTAGAGAGCAGAAACATCAACTTCCAGCTTACACTTCTCTTGGTTACACCGGAAATGATAACCTACATGAATGCCTTTGGTGATTCTTTTCGCCCAGGGCTTCATTGTAAAATGAACAGAGCTTTCGGTATCTTGGTCGATAAATCGGTAAATATGGAAGAAGAAACTATTAAATCGGTTCTTGGAAACAGTCTTCCAGATTTTAAATCCTGGAAAATCATCAAATTAACACAAACTCAGCCGACTATGATTCAAATTCTGGATCTTTTAGATGGTACACAGGAATCAGCAATGCCGACTACACTTAAATATCATCTACAACCCGCTGTCATTACG gATGGAGACAAGGTTTTTGTACTTTTCAAAGGCGAAAAGAAGAGTTCAGATAACGTTGTTGTACGTGCTGGAAACCAAACATTTGACACTATTTACCACAATCCTTATACTTTTGCCTTCACGCCATGCG GGTTATCTTGTGGCGAAGTAAAAGTCGATGTATTGGTGAACAACAAGAGTGAAGGAAGCACGAAAGTTACAGTACAAAATAGACTACACACCCTACAAAACATGATGGGAAACATATTCTCTCCATTTGAGTTTCTTTGTCAGGTTTTGCCACTTTCAGAAAAGCAGCGAAAAGAGCTTGATAATGAGCTTGAAAACAGAATGAATGCCGatggatttgaaaaaaatgttgatcgAATTGTATTTGACTTAAGTCAATCAAGTG GTATGGATGCAGATTTCCCCACCATTTTGCATTTTTGTGCAAAATTTGGACTCGCAAAAGCAtgcaaattaatgaaattgtcaAAAGGATATGACGAAGCTTTAACAATAATAAACAAGGATGGTGACACCCCGAGTACTCTAGCCAAGAAAATGGGATATGAACAGATGTCAGCTGATCTGGATCCTTTGGAAGCTCAAAAAAAGTCCCAAAGTGATCCAT ATAGTCTTGTGAGaggaaaagaaaagaagaaagaatATG ATTACCCACCCCCCTTACCAGAGCGTAAAAATTACCTACATGCAAGCATGAAGAGTGATCGACCAAAACAA GTAGCTTTGAAAAGAAGTCCCTCTGATATTGGAGGATATTCTTCTCATCAAAACAGAACAG gACACTGCTTTTCCAACGGACGTTCCTTTTCCGACTATTGGAAGATCGTTCCAGAATTGAAGAATATTCATCTCAGAGGATGA
- the LOC105322317 gene encoding uncharacterized protein isoform X1 gives MDGDKGVYNEPWNDADDDYEEMDCILLIHTHEGEPIARFIQENLRRLQVMVNVCDVTELESRNINFQLTLLLVTPEMITYMNAFGDSFRPGLHCKMNRAFGILVDKSVNMEEETIKSVLGNSLPDFKSWKIIKLTQTQPTMIQILDLLDGTQESAMPTTLKYHLQPAVITDGDKVFVLFKGEKKSSDNVVVRAGNQTFDTIYHNPYTFAFTPCGLSCGEVKVDVLVNNKSEGSTKVTVQNRLHTLQNMMGNIFSPFEFLCQVLPLSEKQRKELDNELENRMNADGFEKNVDRIVFDLSQSSGMDADFPTILHFCAKFGLAKACKLMKLSKGYDEALTIINKDGDTPSTLAKKMGYEQMSADLDPLEAQKKSQSDPYSLVRGKEKKKEYDYPPPLPERKNYLHASMKSDRPKQVALKRSPSDIGGYSSHQNRTGYWTHIENTRNQHIRHFSFDDNSKCLNQENKRLNTRKDTAFPTDVPFPTIGRSFQN, from the exons atggaCGGCGACAAAGGCGTATACAACG AACCTTGGAATGATGCCGACGATGACTATGAAGAAATGGATTGTATCTTACTCATTCATACCCATGAAGGTGAGCCAATTGCGAGATTCATCCAAGAAAATCTCAGAAGATTACAGGTCATggtcaacgtttgtgacgttaCAGAACTAGAGAGCAGAAACATCAACTTCCAGCTTACACTTCTCTTGGTTACACCGGAAATGATAACCTACATGAATGCCTTTGGTGATTCTTTTCGCCCAGGGCTTCATTGTAAAATGAACAGAGCTTTCGGTATCTTGGTCGATAAATCGGTAAATATGGAAGAAGAAACTATTAAATCGGTTCTTGGAAACAGTCTTCCAGATTTTAAATCCTGGAAAATCATCAAATTAACACAAACTCAGCCGACTATGATTCAAATTCTGGATCTTTTAGATGGTACACAGGAATCAGCAATGCCGACTACACTTAAATATCATCTACAACCCGCTGTCATTACG gATGGAGACAAGGTTTTTGTACTTTTCAAAGGCGAAAAGAAGAGTTCAGATAACGTTGTTGTACGTGCTGGAAACCAAACATTTGACACTATTTACCACAATCCTTATACTTTTGCCTTCACGCCATGCG GGTTATCTTGTGGCGAAGTAAAAGTCGATGTATTGGTGAACAACAAGAGTGAAGGAAGCACGAAAGTTACAGTACAAAATAGACTACACACCCTACAAAACATGATGGGAAACATATTCTCTCCATTTGAGTTTCTTTGTCAGGTTTTGCCACTTTCAGAAAAGCAGCGAAAAGAGCTTGATAATGAGCTTGAAAACAGAATGAATGCCGatggatttgaaaaaaatgttgatcgAATTGTATTTGACTTAAGTCAATCAAGTG GTATGGATGCAGATTTCCCCACCATTTTGCATTTTTGTGCAAAATTTGGACTCGCAAAAGCAtgcaaattaatgaaattgtcaAAAGGATATGACGAAGCTTTAACAATAATAAACAAGGATGGTGACACCCCGAGTACTCTAGCCAAGAAAATGGGATATGAACAGATGTCAGCTGATCTGGATCCTTTGGAAGCTCAAAAAAAGTCCCAAAGTGATCCAT ATAGTCTTGTGAGaggaaaagaaaagaagaaagaatATG ATTACCCACCCCCCTTACCAGAGCGTAAAAATTACCTACATGCAAGCATGAAGAGTGATCGACCAAAACAA GTAGCTTTGAAAAGAAGTCCCTCTGATATTGGAGGATATTCTTCTCATCAAAACAGAACAG gaTATTGGACGCATATTGAGAACACAAGAAACCAACATATCCGACATTTTTcg TTTGATGACAATTCCAAATGCCTAAATCAAGAAAACAAGAGGTTAAATACGAGAAAG gACACTGCTTTTCCAACGGACGTTCCTTTTCCGACTATTGGAAGATCGTTCCAGAATTGA
- the LOC105322317 gene encoding phosphoinositide 3-kinase adapter protein 1 isoform X4, producing the protein MDGDKGVYNEPWNDADDDYEEMDCILLIHTHEGEPIARFIQENLRRLQVMVNVCDVTELESRNINFQLTLLLVTPEMITYMNAFGDSFRPGLHCKMNRAFGILVDKSVNMEEETIKSVLGNSLPDFKSWKIIKLTQTQPTMIQILDLLDGTQESAMPTTLKYHLQPAVITDGDKVFVLFKGEKKSSDNVVVRAGNQTFDTIYHNPYTFAFTPCGLSCGEVKVDVLVNNKSEGSTKVTVQNRLHTLQNMMGNIFSPFEFLCQVLPLSEKQRKELDNELENRMNADGFEKNVDRIVFDLSQSSGMDADFPTILHFCAKFGLAKACKLMKLSKGYDEALTIINKDGDTPSTLAKKMGYEQMSADLDPLEAQKKSQSDPYSLVRGKEKKKEYDYPPPLPERKNYLHASMKSDRPKQDTAFPTDVPFPTIGRSFQN; encoded by the exons atggaCGGCGACAAAGGCGTATACAACG AACCTTGGAATGATGCCGACGATGACTATGAAGAAATGGATTGTATCTTACTCATTCATACCCATGAAGGTGAGCCAATTGCGAGATTCATCCAAGAAAATCTCAGAAGATTACAGGTCATggtcaacgtttgtgacgttaCAGAACTAGAGAGCAGAAACATCAACTTCCAGCTTACACTTCTCTTGGTTACACCGGAAATGATAACCTACATGAATGCCTTTGGTGATTCTTTTCGCCCAGGGCTTCATTGTAAAATGAACAGAGCTTTCGGTATCTTGGTCGATAAATCGGTAAATATGGAAGAAGAAACTATTAAATCGGTTCTTGGAAACAGTCTTCCAGATTTTAAATCCTGGAAAATCATCAAATTAACACAAACTCAGCCGACTATGATTCAAATTCTGGATCTTTTAGATGGTACACAGGAATCAGCAATGCCGACTACACTTAAATATCATCTACAACCCGCTGTCATTACG gATGGAGACAAGGTTTTTGTACTTTTCAAAGGCGAAAAGAAGAGTTCAGATAACGTTGTTGTACGTGCTGGAAACCAAACATTTGACACTATTTACCACAATCCTTATACTTTTGCCTTCACGCCATGCG GGTTATCTTGTGGCGAAGTAAAAGTCGATGTATTGGTGAACAACAAGAGTGAAGGAAGCACGAAAGTTACAGTACAAAATAGACTACACACCCTACAAAACATGATGGGAAACATATTCTCTCCATTTGAGTTTCTTTGTCAGGTTTTGCCACTTTCAGAAAAGCAGCGAAAAGAGCTTGATAATGAGCTTGAAAACAGAATGAATGCCGatggatttgaaaaaaatgttgatcgAATTGTATTTGACTTAAGTCAATCAAGTG GTATGGATGCAGATTTCCCCACCATTTTGCATTTTTGTGCAAAATTTGGACTCGCAAAAGCAtgcaaattaatgaaattgtcaAAAGGATATGACGAAGCTTTAACAATAATAAACAAGGATGGTGACACCCCGAGTACTCTAGCCAAGAAAATGGGATATGAACAGATGTCAGCTGATCTGGATCCTTTGGAAGCTCAAAAAAAGTCCCAAAGTGATCCAT ATAGTCTTGTGAGaggaaaagaaaagaagaaagaatATG ATTACCCACCCCCCTTACCAGAGCGTAAAAATTACCTACATGCAAGCATGAAGAGTGATCGACCAAAACAA gACACTGCTTTTCCAACGGACGTTCCTTTTCCGACTATTGGAAGATCGTTCCAGAATTGA
- the LOC105322317 gene encoding phosphoinositide 3-kinase adapter protein 1 isoform X3, with product MDGDKGVYNEPWNDADDDYEEMDCILLIHTHEGEPIARFIQENLRRLQVMVNVCDVTELESRNINFQLTLLLVTPEMITYMNAFGDSFRPGLHCKMNRAFGILVDKSVNMEEETIKSVLGNSLPDFKSWKIIKLTQTQPTMIQILDLLDGTQESAMPTTLKYHLQPAVITDGDKVFVLFKGEKKSSDNVVVRAGNQTFDTIYHNPYTFAFTPCGLSCGEVKVDVLVNNKSEGSTKVTVQNRLHTLQNMMGNIFSPFEFLCQVLPLSEKQRKELDNELENRMNADGFEKNVDRIVFDLSQSSGMDADFPTILHFCAKFGLAKACKLMKLSKGYDEALTIINKDGDTPSTLAKKMGYEQMSADLDPLEAQKKSQSDPYSLVRGKEKKKEYDYPPPLPERKNYLHASMKSDRPKQVALKRSPSDIGGYSSHQNRTV from the exons atggaCGGCGACAAAGGCGTATACAACG AACCTTGGAATGATGCCGACGATGACTATGAAGAAATGGATTGTATCTTACTCATTCATACCCATGAAGGTGAGCCAATTGCGAGATTCATCCAAGAAAATCTCAGAAGATTACAGGTCATggtcaacgtttgtgacgttaCAGAACTAGAGAGCAGAAACATCAACTTCCAGCTTACACTTCTCTTGGTTACACCGGAAATGATAACCTACATGAATGCCTTTGGTGATTCTTTTCGCCCAGGGCTTCATTGTAAAATGAACAGAGCTTTCGGTATCTTGGTCGATAAATCGGTAAATATGGAAGAAGAAACTATTAAATCGGTTCTTGGAAACAGTCTTCCAGATTTTAAATCCTGGAAAATCATCAAATTAACACAAACTCAGCCGACTATGATTCAAATTCTGGATCTTTTAGATGGTACACAGGAATCAGCAATGCCGACTACACTTAAATATCATCTACAACCCGCTGTCATTACG gATGGAGACAAGGTTTTTGTACTTTTCAAAGGCGAAAAGAAGAGTTCAGATAACGTTGTTGTACGTGCTGGAAACCAAACATTTGACACTATTTACCACAATCCTTATACTTTTGCCTTCACGCCATGCG GGTTATCTTGTGGCGAAGTAAAAGTCGATGTATTGGTGAACAACAAGAGTGAAGGAAGCACGAAAGTTACAGTACAAAATAGACTACACACCCTACAAAACATGATGGGAAACATATTCTCTCCATTTGAGTTTCTTTGTCAGGTTTTGCCACTTTCAGAAAAGCAGCGAAAAGAGCTTGATAATGAGCTTGAAAACAGAATGAATGCCGatggatttgaaaaaaatgttgatcgAATTGTATTTGACTTAAGTCAATCAAGTG GTATGGATGCAGATTTCCCCACCATTTTGCATTTTTGTGCAAAATTTGGACTCGCAAAAGCAtgcaaattaatgaaattgtcaAAAGGATATGACGAAGCTTTAACAATAATAAACAAGGATGGTGACACCCCGAGTACTCTAGCCAAGAAAATGGGATATGAACAGATGTCAGCTGATCTGGATCCTTTGGAAGCTCAAAAAAAGTCCCAAAGTGATCCAT ATAGTCTTGTGAGaggaaaagaaaagaagaaagaatATG ATTACCCACCCCCCTTACCAGAGCGTAAAAATTACCTACATGCAAGCATGAAGAGTGATCGACCAAAACAA GTAGCTTTGAAAAGAAGTCCCTCTGATATTGGAGGATATTCTTCTCATCAAAACAGAACAG TTTGA
- the LOC105322306 gene encoding uncharacterized protein isoform X1: MSNCKFVPTCKELEKDILDLKCKIALFNAHLIGENEKMEDGHHGLCALDKDVLGGHGQKLVEKVSRLILELENLKLNLKKFNELCKGCANNEYASGGRTVPPIQEEGAGEVLKEKAESAQCVQIRENLGTQRSSKKDSGIDVDESLSRPGSNLSQRSLSTTSEPCESEDPDNRRFSTRTEQLLTVQAQKASSRRYVKSKDKASSL; this comes from the exons ATGTCTAACTGCAAATTCGTTCCAACTTGTAAGGAGCTTGAAAAAGATATACtggatttaaaatgtaaaatcgcTCTGTTTAACGCCCATCTGATAGGTGAAAACGAAAAGATGGAGGACGGCCATCACGGATTATGTGCATTAGATAAGGACGTCCTCGGAGGTCACGGACAAAAATTGGTGGAAAAAGTTTCCCGTCTGATTTTAGAgttggaaaatttaaaattaaatctaaaGAAATTCAACGAGCTATGCAAAGGATGCGCAAACAATGAATACGCATCAG GTGGACGAACTGTTCCACCAATTCAGGAAGAAGGTGCCGGAGAAGTACTTAAAGAAAAA gCGGAAAGCGCACAGTGTGTACAGATAAGAGAAAATTTAG GTACTCAAAGGTCTTCAAAAAAGGATAGTGGGATAGACGTCGACGAATCATTATCAAGACCAG GTTCGAATTTGTCCCAACGGTCCTTGTCAACAACATCCGAG CCCTGTGAATCAGAAGACCCGGATAACAGAAGATTCTCTACACGGACTGAACAATTGTTGACTGTCCAAGCACAAAAGGCTTCCAGTAGGAGATATGTGAAATCTAAAGACAAAGCATCGTCCCTGTGA
- the LOC105322306 gene encoding uncharacterized protein isoform X2 codes for MSNCKFVPTCKELEKDILDLKCKIALFNAHLIGENEKMEDGHHGLCALDKDVLGGHGQKLVEKVSRLILELENLKLNLKKFNELCKGCANNEYASGTQRSSKKDSGIDVDESLSRPGSNLSQRSLSTTSEPCESEDPDNRRFSTRTEQLLTVQAQKASSRRYVKSKDKASSL; via the exons ATGTCTAACTGCAAATTCGTTCCAACTTGTAAGGAGCTTGAAAAAGATATACtggatttaaaatgtaaaatcgcTCTGTTTAACGCCCATCTGATAGGTGAAAACGAAAAGATGGAGGACGGCCATCACGGATTATGTGCATTAGATAAGGACGTCCTCGGAGGTCACGGACAAAAATTGGTGGAAAAAGTTTCCCGTCTGATTTTAGAgttggaaaatttaaaattaaatctaaaGAAATTCAACGAGCTATGCAAAGGATGCGCAAACAATGAATACGCATCAG GTACTCAAAGGTCTTCAAAAAAGGATAGTGGGATAGACGTCGACGAATCATTATCAAGACCAG GTTCGAATTTGTCCCAACGGTCCTTGTCAACAACATCCGAG CCCTGTGAATCAGAAGACCCGGATAACAGAAGATTCTCTACACGGACTGAACAATTGTTGACTGTCCAAGCACAAAAGGCTTCCAGTAGGAGATATGTGAAATCTAAAGACAAAGCATCGTCCCTGTGA